In Nilaparvata lugens isolate BPH chromosome 5, ASM1435652v1, whole genome shotgun sequence, the following proteins share a genomic window:
- the LOC111052365 gene encoding craniofacial development protein 2-like gives MFYSSVDSNARNGVGIIVDRHLKEEVMSVERRNDRIMSLRLNVGETETTLLSVYAPQIMGRDEAEKDELWSAMDEVMMAVPKEDGVLVGGDLNGHVGGNNDEEERVFGRQSFGRRNEGGQRIVDHAVAFDLAIMDTFFRKREEQLITYRSGGRRSQIDYLLWRRYHLEEIKDVKVINGDNVSAQHKLLVMD, from the coding sequence ATGTTTTATAGCAGCGTGGATAGCAATGCTAGGAATGGAGTGGGCATTATAGTGGATAGACACCTGAAGGAGGAAGTTATGTCAGTTGAGAGAAGGAATGACAGAATTATGAGTTTAAGGTTGAATGTTGGTGAGACTGAGACAACACTGCTGAGTGTGTATGCACCACAAATAATGGGAAGGGATGAAGCAGAGAAGGACGAGTTGTGGAGTGCTATGGATGAGGTGATGATGGCAGTACCAAAGGAAGACGGAGTTCTTGTTGGTGGAGACCTGAATGGCCATGTAGGGGGTAACAATGATGAAGAGGAAAGAGTTTTTGGGAGACAGAGCTTTGGAAGGAGGAATGAAGGAGGACAGCGAATTGTAGACCATGCTGTGGCCTTTGACTTAGCAATAATGGACACATTCTTTAGGAAGAGAGAAGAGCAGCTGATAACATACAGGAGTGGAGGTCGAAGGAGCCAAATTGATTATTTGCTATGGAGGAGATATCACCTGGAAGAAATAAAGGATGTCAAAGTTATTAATGGTGATAATGTGTCTGCACAGCATAAATTGTTAGTGATGGACTGA